The proteins below come from a single Lates calcarifer isolate ASB-BC8 linkage group LG11, TLL_Latcal_v3, whole genome shotgun sequence genomic window:
- the mpg gene encoding DNA-3-methyladenine glycosylase: MCDNIMAGRKRKMLAMPIAAAAPEQAVNKHKNQTDVKLKVPLAKLKKPIEKNVQSAETERSHYFTKTDLQHRLGQDFFNQPCISLAKAFLGKVLVRRCADGAELRGRIVETEAYLGGEDRASHSAGGKRTERNTAMFMKPGTIYVYPIYGIYLCMNVSSEGEGAAVLLRSLEPLQGQPIMRQLRTARRKEGARELKDKELCNGPSKLCQALNIPRCFDRRDLASDPEVWLERDPSVNPAEPYDIVSAPRIGIESHGEWAKKPWRFYLRGHPCVSVVNKEAERQSESGNVMNDSGPSDSVVQSDTGQHNVKRTQQEYS, from the exons ATGTGCGATAATATTATggcagggaggaaaagaaagatgcTAGCAATGCCGATAGCAGCAGCGGCACCTGAACAAgcagtaaataaacacaaaaaccagaCGGATGTGAAATTAAAGGTCCCTCTTGCCAAGCTGAAGAAGCCcattgaaaaaaatgtgcagagtGCTGAGACGGAGCGAAGTCATTATTTCACCAAGACTGACCTGCAGCACAGACTGGGACAGGATTTCTTCAACCAGCCATGTATCAGTTTGGCCAAAGCGTTCCTCGGCAAG GTGTTGGTCCGCAGGTGTGCAGATGGTGCTGAGCTGCGAGGGAGAATAGTGGAAACTGAGGCCTACCTGGGAGGGGAGGACCGAGCTTCACACTCAGCAGGAGGCAAACGCACAGAGAGGAACACAGCCATGTTCATGAAGCCAGGCACAATCTATGTGTATCCAATCTATGGCATCTACCTCTGCATGAATGTGTCTAGTGAAG GGGAGGGTGCTGCCGTGCTGCTGCGCTCCCTTGAGCCCCTGCAGGGTCAGCCCATCATGAGGCAGCTGAGGACAGCCAGACGCAAAGAGGGAGCCCGAGAACTTAAGGACAAAGAGCTCTGCAACGGACCTTCCAAGCTGTGCCAGGCTCTAAACATACCCCGCTGTTTTGACCGTCGAGACCTGGCCTCAGACCCGGAGGTGTGGCTTGAGAGGGACCCCAGCGTGAATCCGGCAGAACCCTATGATATTGTGTCCGCACCACGCATTGGAATCGAGTCCCACGGCGAATGGGCCAAGAAGCCGTGGCGGTTTTATCTTCGCGGGCACCCTTGTGTTAGTGTTGTgaacaaagaggcagagagacagtcTGAGTCTGGAAATGTAATGAACGATTCAGGTCCCTCAGACAGTGTAGTGCAGTCTGACACAGGACAGCACAATGTCAAAAGGACTCAACAGGAATATTCCTGA
- the nprl3 gene encoding GATOR complex protein NPRL3 isoform X2 has protein sequence MMLNPSAGLPDDRKSMYSQSQKSVYKTGDKTSPISVILVSSGSRGNRLLFRYPFQRVPVCPSSLTAKQRSPYALNTTGDGLEDQDGDSRFSDIILATILATKSDMCGKKFELKIDNVRFVGHPTLLQHPPIIQVSKTDPSPKREMPTMILFNVVFALRANADPSVISCMHNLSRRIAIALQHEERRCQYLTREAKLMLAVQEEITTMTETDGSPQSPFRQILPKCKLARDLKEAYDSLCTTGVVRLHINNWLEVSFCLPHKIHRIGGNHIPPEALERSLKAIRPYHALLLLESEKALLSQLPLDCSPAMVRLIKTCSAVKNLQQLAQDADLALLQIFQIAAHLVYWGKAIIIYPLCENNVYMLSPHANICLYSPLAEHFAQQFPGHDLPTMLAKFSLPVSLAEFRNPLEAPAQEAQLIQMVVWMLQRRLLIQLHTYVCLLVPPGEDEPGLQDEDPPLAARVGGRSLSTPSALSFGSPTSSDDMTLTSPSMDNSSAELLPGGDSPLNKRMTETLLASLSEHERQVILNIPAAQNPEDLRMFARLLHYFRGHHHLEEIMYNENMRRSQLKTLFDKFRSVLVVTNHEDPIISIFQSPME, from the exons ATGATGCTCAACCCATCAGCCGGGTTACCAGATGACCGTAAATCCATGTACAGTCAGTCACAAAAGAGCGTGTACAAAACTGGAGATAAAACCAGCCCCATTAGCGTCATACTGGTTAGCTCTGGCAGCCGAGGGAACAGACTACTCTTTCGATACCCTTTCCAAAGAGTGCCTGTATGTCCGTCATCTCTGACAG CAAAACAACGAAGTCCATATGCACTGAACACAACCGGGGATGGTCTTGAAGATCAGGATGGTGATTCAAG GTTCTCTGACATCATCCTCGCAACCATCCTGGCCACCAAGTCTGACATGTGTGGGAAGAAGTTTGAGCTGAAGATAGACAACGTTCGATTCGTGGGTCACCCTACTCTGCTTCAGCATCCTCCCATCATTCAG GTTTCTAAAACAGATCCTTCACCTAAGAGAGAGATGCCCACAATGATCTTGTTTAATGTGGTGTTTGCACTAAGG GCGAATGCTGACCCCTCTGTCATCAGCTGCATGCACAACCTGTCGCGCCGCATCGCCATAGCTCTGCAGCACGAGGAGCGGCGCTGCCAGTACCTGACCAGAGAAGCCAAACTGATGCTTGCCGTCCAGGAGGAGATCACCACCATGACAGAGA CGGATGGAAGCCCCCAGTCTCCATTTAGACAAATTCTTCCCAAGTGTAAGCTAGCCAGGGACCTGAAGGAGGCTTATGACAG TCTATGTACGACTGGTGTGGTGCGACTACATATTAACAACTGGCTGGAGGTGAGTTTCTGTTTACCACACAAGATCCACAGGATTGGTGGCAACCATATCCCCCCAGAGGCATTAGAGCGCAGCCTTAAGGCTATaag ACCCTATCatgccctgctgctgctggaaagtGAGAAGGCACTGCTGAGCCAGCTTCCTCTGGACTGCTCCCCTGCCATGGTGCGACTCATTAAGACCTGCTCAGCGGTgaaaaacctgcagcagctcGCCCAGGATGCTGACCTGGCTTTACTTCAG ATCTTTCAAATAGCTGCCCACTTGGTTTACTGGGGCAAAGCGATCATCATCTACCCACTGTGCGAGAACAACGTGTACATGCTGTCTCCTCACGCCAACATCTGCCT ATACTCACCACTGGCCGAGCACTTTGCCCAGCAGTTTCCTGGTCATGATCTGCCCACCATGTTAGCCAAGTTCTCACTACCTGTCTCACTGGCTGAGTTCAGAAACCCCCTGGAAGCTCCTGCACAGGAG GCCCAGCTGATCCAGATGGTTGTATGGATGCTCCAGCGCCGCCTGCTGATCCAGCTACACACTTACGTCTGCCTGTTGGTGCCGCCTGGCGAGGACGAGCCTGGGCTGCAGGATGAAGACCCTCCGCTGGCTGCCAGAGTGGGAGGCCGCAGTCTCAGCACCCCTAGTGCCCTCAGCTTCGGTTCCCCAA CCAGCAGTGATGACATGACCCTCACCAGTCCCAGTATGGACAACTCCAGCGCAGAGCTGCTGCCTGGTGGAGACTCTCCACTCAACAAGAGGATGACAGAGACGCTGCTCGCCAGCCTGTCAGAGCATGAGAGGCAGGTTATTCTTAACATCCCTGCTGCACAAAATCCAGAAGATCTGCGGATGTTTGCCAG GCTGCTGCACTATTTCCGGGGACATCACCACCTGGAAGAGATTATGTACAATGAGAACATGAGGCGCTCGCAACTCAAGACGCTGTTTGACAAGTTCCGCAGTGTCCTTGTGGTGACCAACCACGAGGATCCCATTATTTCAATCTTTCAGTCACCCATGGAGTAG
- the nprl3 gene encoding GATOR complex protein NPRL3 isoform X1: MMLNPSAGLPDDRKSMYSQSQKSVYKTGDKTSPISVILVSSGSRGNRLLFRYPFQRVPVCPSSLTAKQRSPYALNTTGDGLEDQDGDSREQSPLTDEQLVAGFSDIILATILATKSDMCGKKFELKIDNVRFVGHPTLLQHPPIIQVSKTDPSPKREMPTMILFNVVFALRANADPSVISCMHNLSRRIAIALQHEERRCQYLTREAKLMLAVQEEITTMTETDGSPQSPFRQILPKCKLARDLKEAYDSLCTTGVVRLHINNWLEVSFCLPHKIHRIGGNHIPPEALERSLKAIRPYHALLLLESEKALLSQLPLDCSPAMVRLIKTCSAVKNLQQLAQDADLALLQIFQIAAHLVYWGKAIIIYPLCENNVYMLSPHANICLYSPLAEHFAQQFPGHDLPTMLAKFSLPVSLAEFRNPLEAPAQEAQLIQMVVWMLQRRLLIQLHTYVCLLVPPGEDEPGLQDEDPPLAARVGGRSLSTPSALSFGSPTSSDDMTLTSPSMDNSSAELLPGGDSPLNKRMTETLLASLSEHERQVILNIPAAQNPEDLRMFARLLHYFRGHHHLEEIMYNENMRRSQLKTLFDKFRSVLVVTNHEDPIISIFQSPME; encoded by the exons ATGATGCTCAACCCATCAGCCGGGTTACCAGATGACCGTAAATCCATGTACAGTCAGTCACAAAAGAGCGTGTACAAAACTGGAGATAAAACCAGCCCCATTAGCGTCATACTGGTTAGCTCTGGCAGCCGAGGGAACAGACTACTCTTTCGATACCCTTTCCAAAGAGTGCCTGTATGTCCGTCATCTCTGACAG CAAAACAACGAAGTCCATATGCACTGAACACAACCGGGGATGGTCTTGAAGATCAGGATGGTGATTCAAG AGAACAATCTCCACTAACTGACGAACAGTTGGTAGCAGG GTTCTCTGACATCATCCTCGCAACCATCCTGGCCACCAAGTCTGACATGTGTGGGAAGAAGTTTGAGCTGAAGATAGACAACGTTCGATTCGTGGGTCACCCTACTCTGCTTCAGCATCCTCCCATCATTCAG GTTTCTAAAACAGATCCTTCACCTAAGAGAGAGATGCCCACAATGATCTTGTTTAATGTGGTGTTTGCACTAAGG GCGAATGCTGACCCCTCTGTCATCAGCTGCATGCACAACCTGTCGCGCCGCATCGCCATAGCTCTGCAGCACGAGGAGCGGCGCTGCCAGTACCTGACCAGAGAAGCCAAACTGATGCTTGCCGTCCAGGAGGAGATCACCACCATGACAGAGA CGGATGGAAGCCCCCAGTCTCCATTTAGACAAATTCTTCCCAAGTGTAAGCTAGCCAGGGACCTGAAGGAGGCTTATGACAG TCTATGTACGACTGGTGTGGTGCGACTACATATTAACAACTGGCTGGAGGTGAGTTTCTGTTTACCACACAAGATCCACAGGATTGGTGGCAACCATATCCCCCCAGAGGCATTAGAGCGCAGCCTTAAGGCTATaag ACCCTATCatgccctgctgctgctggaaagtGAGAAGGCACTGCTGAGCCAGCTTCCTCTGGACTGCTCCCCTGCCATGGTGCGACTCATTAAGACCTGCTCAGCGGTgaaaaacctgcagcagctcGCCCAGGATGCTGACCTGGCTTTACTTCAG ATCTTTCAAATAGCTGCCCACTTGGTTTACTGGGGCAAAGCGATCATCATCTACCCACTGTGCGAGAACAACGTGTACATGCTGTCTCCTCACGCCAACATCTGCCT ATACTCACCACTGGCCGAGCACTTTGCCCAGCAGTTTCCTGGTCATGATCTGCCCACCATGTTAGCCAAGTTCTCACTACCTGTCTCACTGGCTGAGTTCAGAAACCCCCTGGAAGCTCCTGCACAGGAG GCCCAGCTGATCCAGATGGTTGTATGGATGCTCCAGCGCCGCCTGCTGATCCAGCTACACACTTACGTCTGCCTGTTGGTGCCGCCTGGCGAGGACGAGCCTGGGCTGCAGGATGAAGACCCTCCGCTGGCTGCCAGAGTGGGAGGCCGCAGTCTCAGCACCCCTAGTGCCCTCAGCTTCGGTTCCCCAA CCAGCAGTGATGACATGACCCTCACCAGTCCCAGTATGGACAACTCCAGCGCAGAGCTGCTGCCTGGTGGAGACTCTCCACTCAACAAGAGGATGACAGAGACGCTGCTCGCCAGCCTGTCAGAGCATGAGAGGCAGGTTATTCTTAACATCCCTGCTGCACAAAATCCAGAAGATCTGCGGATGTTTGCCAG GCTGCTGCACTATTTCCGGGGACATCACCACCTGGAAGAGATTATGTACAATGAGAACATGAGGCGCTCGCAACTCAAGACGCTGTTTGACAAGTTCCGCAGTGTCCTTGTGGTGACCAACCACGAGGATCCCATTATTTCAATCTTTCAGTCACCCATGGAGTAG
- the nprl3 gene encoding GATOR complex protein NPRL3 isoform X3, with product MCGKKFELKIDNVRFVGHPTLLQHPPIIQVSKTDPSPKREMPTMILFNVVFALRANADPSVISCMHNLSRRIAIALQHEERRCQYLTREAKLMLAVQEEITTMTETDGSPQSPFRQILPKCKLARDLKEAYDSLCTTGVVRLHINNWLEVSFCLPHKIHRIGGNHIPPEALERSLKAIRPYHALLLLESEKALLSQLPLDCSPAMVRLIKTCSAVKNLQQLAQDADLALLQIFQIAAHLVYWGKAIIIYPLCENNVYMLSPHANICLYSPLAEHFAQQFPGHDLPTMLAKFSLPVSLAEFRNPLEAPAQEAQLIQMVVWMLQRRLLIQLHTYVCLLVPPGEDEPGLQDEDPPLAARVGGRSLSTPSALSFGSPTSSDDMTLTSPSMDNSSAELLPGGDSPLNKRMTETLLASLSEHERQVILNIPAAQNPEDLRMFARLLHYFRGHHHLEEIMYNENMRRSQLKTLFDKFRSVLVVTNHEDPIISIFQSPME from the exons ATGTGTGGGAAGAAGTTTGAGCTGAAGATAGACAACGTTCGATTCGTGGGTCACCCTACTCTGCTTCAGCATCCTCCCATCATTCAG GTTTCTAAAACAGATCCTTCACCTAAGAGAGAGATGCCCACAATGATCTTGTTTAATGTGGTGTTTGCACTAAGG GCGAATGCTGACCCCTCTGTCATCAGCTGCATGCACAACCTGTCGCGCCGCATCGCCATAGCTCTGCAGCACGAGGAGCGGCGCTGCCAGTACCTGACCAGAGAAGCCAAACTGATGCTTGCCGTCCAGGAGGAGATCACCACCATGACAGAGA CGGATGGAAGCCCCCAGTCTCCATTTAGACAAATTCTTCCCAAGTGTAAGCTAGCCAGGGACCTGAAGGAGGCTTATGACAG TCTATGTACGACTGGTGTGGTGCGACTACATATTAACAACTGGCTGGAGGTGAGTTTCTGTTTACCACACAAGATCCACAGGATTGGTGGCAACCATATCCCCCCAGAGGCATTAGAGCGCAGCCTTAAGGCTATaag ACCCTATCatgccctgctgctgctggaaagtGAGAAGGCACTGCTGAGCCAGCTTCCTCTGGACTGCTCCCCTGCCATGGTGCGACTCATTAAGACCTGCTCAGCGGTgaaaaacctgcagcagctcGCCCAGGATGCTGACCTGGCTTTACTTCAG ATCTTTCAAATAGCTGCCCACTTGGTTTACTGGGGCAAAGCGATCATCATCTACCCACTGTGCGAGAACAACGTGTACATGCTGTCTCCTCACGCCAACATCTGCCT ATACTCACCACTGGCCGAGCACTTTGCCCAGCAGTTTCCTGGTCATGATCTGCCCACCATGTTAGCCAAGTTCTCACTACCTGTCTCACTGGCTGAGTTCAGAAACCCCCTGGAAGCTCCTGCACAGGAG GCCCAGCTGATCCAGATGGTTGTATGGATGCTCCAGCGCCGCCTGCTGATCCAGCTACACACTTACGTCTGCCTGTTGGTGCCGCCTGGCGAGGACGAGCCTGGGCTGCAGGATGAAGACCCTCCGCTGGCTGCCAGAGTGGGAGGCCGCAGTCTCAGCACCCCTAGTGCCCTCAGCTTCGGTTCCCCAA CCAGCAGTGATGACATGACCCTCACCAGTCCCAGTATGGACAACTCCAGCGCAGAGCTGCTGCCTGGTGGAGACTCTCCACTCAACAAGAGGATGACAGAGACGCTGCTCGCCAGCCTGTCAGAGCATGAGAGGCAGGTTATTCTTAACATCCCTGCTGCACAAAATCCAGAAGATCTGCGGATGTTTGCCAG GCTGCTGCACTATTTCCGGGGACATCACCACCTGGAAGAGATTATGTACAATGAGAACATGAGGCGCTCGCAACTCAAGACGCTGTTTGACAAGTTCCGCAGTGTCCTTGTGGTGACCAACCACGAGGATCCCATTATTTCAATCTTTCAGTCACCCATGGAGTAG
- the nprl3 gene encoding GATOR complex protein NPRL3 isoform X4, translating into MANADPSVISCMHNLSRRIAIALQHEERRCQYLTREAKLMLAVQEEITTMTETDGSPQSPFRQILPKCKLARDLKEAYDSLCTTGVVRLHINNWLEVSFCLPHKIHRIGGNHIPPEALERSLKAIRPYHALLLLESEKALLSQLPLDCSPAMVRLIKTCSAVKNLQQLAQDADLALLQIFQIAAHLVYWGKAIIIYPLCENNVYMLSPHANICLYSPLAEHFAQQFPGHDLPTMLAKFSLPVSLAEFRNPLEAPAQEAQLIQMVVWMLQRRLLIQLHTYVCLLVPPGEDEPGLQDEDPPLAARVGGRSLSTPSALSFGSPTSSDDMTLTSPSMDNSSAELLPGGDSPLNKRMTETLLASLSEHERQVILNIPAAQNPEDLRMFARLLHYFRGHHHLEEIMYNENMRRSQLKTLFDKFRSVLVVTNHEDPIISIFQSPME; encoded by the exons ATG GCGAATGCTGACCCCTCTGTCATCAGCTGCATGCACAACCTGTCGCGCCGCATCGCCATAGCTCTGCAGCACGAGGAGCGGCGCTGCCAGTACCTGACCAGAGAAGCCAAACTGATGCTTGCCGTCCAGGAGGAGATCACCACCATGACAGAGA CGGATGGAAGCCCCCAGTCTCCATTTAGACAAATTCTTCCCAAGTGTAAGCTAGCCAGGGACCTGAAGGAGGCTTATGACAG TCTATGTACGACTGGTGTGGTGCGACTACATATTAACAACTGGCTGGAGGTGAGTTTCTGTTTACCACACAAGATCCACAGGATTGGTGGCAACCATATCCCCCCAGAGGCATTAGAGCGCAGCCTTAAGGCTATaag ACCCTATCatgccctgctgctgctggaaagtGAGAAGGCACTGCTGAGCCAGCTTCCTCTGGACTGCTCCCCTGCCATGGTGCGACTCATTAAGACCTGCTCAGCGGTgaaaaacctgcagcagctcGCCCAGGATGCTGACCTGGCTTTACTTCAG ATCTTTCAAATAGCTGCCCACTTGGTTTACTGGGGCAAAGCGATCATCATCTACCCACTGTGCGAGAACAACGTGTACATGCTGTCTCCTCACGCCAACATCTGCCT ATACTCACCACTGGCCGAGCACTTTGCCCAGCAGTTTCCTGGTCATGATCTGCCCACCATGTTAGCCAAGTTCTCACTACCTGTCTCACTGGCTGAGTTCAGAAACCCCCTGGAAGCTCCTGCACAGGAG GCCCAGCTGATCCAGATGGTTGTATGGATGCTCCAGCGCCGCCTGCTGATCCAGCTACACACTTACGTCTGCCTGTTGGTGCCGCCTGGCGAGGACGAGCCTGGGCTGCAGGATGAAGACCCTCCGCTGGCTGCCAGAGTGGGAGGCCGCAGTCTCAGCACCCCTAGTGCCCTCAGCTTCGGTTCCCCAA CCAGCAGTGATGACATGACCCTCACCAGTCCCAGTATGGACAACTCCAGCGCAGAGCTGCTGCCTGGTGGAGACTCTCCACTCAACAAGAGGATGACAGAGACGCTGCTCGCCAGCCTGTCAGAGCATGAGAGGCAGGTTATTCTTAACATCCCTGCTGCACAAAATCCAGAAGATCTGCGGATGTTTGCCAG GCTGCTGCACTATTTCCGGGGACATCACCACCTGGAAGAGATTATGTACAATGAGAACATGAGGCGCTCGCAACTCAAGACGCTGTTTGACAAGTTCCGCAGTGTCCTTGTGGTGACCAACCACGAGGATCCCATTATTTCAATCTTTCAGTCACCCATGGAGTAG
- the LOC108902969 gene encoding hemoglobin subunit beta-A — MVKWTDAERAAITSLWGKIDVAEIGPQALARLLIVYPWTQRHFASFGNLSTNAAILGNAKVAQHGKTVMGGLENAVKNMDDIKNTYTRLSVMHSEKLHVDPDNFRVLAEVISVCVAAKFGPSVFTADVQEAWQKFLAVVVSALGRQYH; from the exons ATGGTGAAGTGGACAGATGCTGAGCGCGCCGCCATCACCTCCCTATGGGGAAAGATCGATGTGGCTGAAATTGGACCCCAGGCCCTGGCCAG GCTTCTGATTGTATATCCATGGACCCAGAGACACTTCGCATCATTTGGCAACCTGTCCACCAACGCCGCCATCCTCGGAAACGCCAAGGTGGCCCAGCACGGTAAGACGGTGATGGGTGGGCTGGAAAATGCCGTGAAGAACATGGACGACATCAAGAACACTTACACCAGGCTGAGTGTGATGCACTCTGAGAAGCTCCATGTGGATCCTGATAACTTCAGG GTTCTTGCTGaggtcatcagtgtgtgtgtggctgccaAGTTTGGCCCCTCTGTGTTCACCGCTGATGTCCAGGAGGCCTGGCAGAAGTTCCTGGCTGTGGTCGTCTCTGCCCTGGGCAGACAGTACCACTAA
- the LOC108902978 gene encoding LOW QUALITY PROTEIN: hemoglobin subunit alpha-A-like (The sequence of the model RefSeq protein was modified relative to this genomic sequence to represent the inferred CDS: deleted 1 base in 1 codon) has protein sequence MSLSGKDRAVVRAFWDKVSPKASDLGAEALGRMLTVYPQTKTYFSHWADLGADSAQVKKHGATIMAAVGEAVGKDDLVAAVSKLSELHAFKLRVDPANFRILAHNIILTMAMYFPGDFTPEVHVSVDKFLQNLAWALSERYR, from the exons ATGAGTCTCTCTGGAAAAGACAGGGCCGTGGTGAGGGCTTTTTGGGACAAGGTGAGCCCCAAGGCCAGCGACCTCGGAGCTGAGGCTCTGGGCAG GATGCTGACTGTATACCCGCAGACCAAGACCTACTTTTCGCACTGGGCGGATTTGGGTGCTGACTCCGCACAGGTGAAAAAGCATGGCGCAACCATCATGGCAGCTGTTGGAGAGGCCGTCGGAAAGGACGACCTTGTGGCTGCTGTCTCC AAACTCAGCGAGCTGCATGCCTTCAAGCTCAGAGTGGATCCTGCCAACTTCAGG ATCCTGGCCCACAACATCATCCTAACTATGGCCATGTACTTCCCTGGAGACTTCACTCCAGAGGTCCATGTCTCAGTTGACAAGTTCCTGCAGAACCTGGCCTGGGCTCTGTCTGAGAGATACCGCTAA
- the LOC108902972 gene encoding hemoglobin subunit beta-2, with translation MVEWTDFERATIQNIFGIMDYEVVGPAALSRCLVVYPWTQRYFGGFGNLYNAAAIASNPMVAAHGKVVLHGLDRAVRNMDNIKGTYAELSVLHSEKLHVDPDNFKLLADCLTIVVAARMGKDFTGEVQAAFQKFLSVVVSSLGRQYH, from the exons ATGGTTGAATGGACTGACTTCGAACGCGCCACCATCCAGAACATCTTCGGAATTATGGACTATGAGGTCGTGGGTCCTGCTGCTCTTTCCAG GTGCCTGGTTGTCTACCCCTGGACTCAGAGGTACTTCGGCGGCTTTGGAAACCTCTACAACGCCGCTGCCATCGCTTCAAATCCGATGGTGGCAGCTCACGGAAAAGTTGTCCTTCACGGTCTGGACCGGGCTGTGAGGAACATGGACAACATCAAAGGGACATATGCAGAGCTGAGCGTGCTGCACTCCGAGAAACTGCACGTGGACCCAGACAACTTCAAG CTGCTGGCAGACTGCCTGACCATCGTGGTTGCCGCTAGGATGGGTAAAGACTTCACTGGTGAGGTCCAGGCAGCTTTCCAGAAGTTCCTGTCCGTGGTGGTGTCCTCTCTGGGGAGGCAGTACCACTAG
- the LOC108902977 gene encoding hemoglobin subunit alpha-1 isoform X2 has protein sequence MSLSAKDKDIVKGFWAKMSGKAEDIGTDALSRMLAVYPQTKTYFSHWKDLSPSSAPVKKHGKTVMSGVADAVSKIDDLSGGLLTLSELHAFTLRVDPANFKILAHNLIVVMAIMFPADFTPEVHVAMDKFLGALARALSEKYR, from the exons ATGAGTCTCTCTGCTAAGGACAAGGATATAGTCAAGGGCTTCTGGGCCAAAATGTCTGGAAAGGCGGAGGACATCGGCACTGACGCTCTGTCCAG GATGCTGGCGGTGTACCCGCAGACCAAGACTTACTTCTCCCACTGGAAGGACCTGAGCCCCAGCTCTGCTCCGGTGAAGAAGCACGGAAAGACCGTGATGAGCGGAGTTGCTGATGCTGTCTCCAAAATCGACGACCTGTCCGGTGGCCTCTTGACCCTCAGTGAGCTGCATGCCTTCACCCTGAGAGTGGACCCTGCCAACTTCAAG ATTCTCGCCCACAACTTGATTGTGGTCATGGCCATCATGTTCCCCGCCGACTTCACCCCTGAGGTCCACGTGGCCATGGACAAGTTCCTGGGTGCCCTGGCTCGTGCCCTGTCTGAGAAATACCGATAA
- the LOC108902977 gene encoding hemoglobin subunit alpha-1 isoform X1 translates to MNFFQLFHSFFLVHMEPSTMPGGQQKKQETKGKMSLSAKDKDIVKGFWAKMSGKAEDIGTDALSRMLAVYPQTKTYFSHWKDLSPSSAPVKKHGKTVMSGVADAVSKIDDLSGGLLTLSELHAFTLRVDPANFKILAHNLIVVMAIMFPADFTPEVHVAMDKFLGALARALSEKYR, encoded by the exons ATGAATTTCTTCCAActtttccattctttttttttagtccaTATGGAGCCTTCCACCATGCCAGGAGGGCAACAGAAGAAGCAGGAGACAAAAG GCAAGATGAGTCTCTCTGCTAAGGACAAGGATATAGTCAAGGGCTTCTGGGCCAAAATGTCTGGAAAGGCGGAGGACATCGGCACTGACGCTCTGTCCAG GATGCTGGCGGTGTACCCGCAGACCAAGACTTACTTCTCCCACTGGAAGGACCTGAGCCCCAGCTCTGCTCCGGTGAAGAAGCACGGAAAGACCGTGATGAGCGGAGTTGCTGATGCTGTCTCCAAAATCGACGACCTGTCCGGTGGCCTCTTGACCCTCAGTGAGCTGCATGCCTTCACCCTGAGAGTGGACCCTGCCAACTTCAAG ATTCTCGCCCACAACTTGATTGTGGTCATGGCCATCATGTTCCCCGCCGACTTCACCCCTGAGGTCCACGTGGCCATGGACAAGTTCCTGGGTGCCCTGGCTCGTGCCCTGTCTGAGAAATACCGATAA
- the LOC108902970 gene encoding hemoglobin cathodic subunit beta, with translation MVKFTEKERSTIRAIWEKVNIDEVGPDALARVLIVYPWTERYFGTFGDIFTASAVLNNAKVVAHGKVVLKALDEAVKNMDNIKKTYAYLSRLHYEVFHVDPDNFRLLADCITIAIACKVKSALDPQVQATWKKFLSAVVDAMNSQYY, from the exons ATGGTTAAGTTTACAGAAAAGGAGCGCAGCACGATCAGAGCTATTTGGGAAAAGGTCAATATCGATGAGGTTGGACCAGACGCTTTGGCAAG AGTTTTGATTGTCTACCCCTGGACCGAACGGTATTTCGGCACATTTGGAGACATCTTCACCGCGTCTGCTGTTTTGAATAACGCCAAAGTGGTAGCCCATGGCAAGGTGGTGCTGAAGGCACTGGACGAAGCAGTGAAGAACATGGATAACATCAAGAAGACATACGCTTATCTGAGCCGGCTGCACTATGAAGTATTCCACGTGGATCCCGATAACTTCAGA CTGTTGGCCGACTGCATCACCATTGCCATCGCCTGCAAAGTCAAGAGTGCACTAGACCCTCAGGTCCAAGCGACCTGGAAGAAGTTTCTGTCTGCGGTGGTCGATGCAATGAACAGTCAGTACTACTGA